In a single window of the Elaeis guineensis isolate ETL-2024a chromosome 6, EG11, whole genome shotgun sequence genome:
- the LOC140858509 gene encoding bidirectional sugar transporter SWEET2a-like isoform X1: MSSSGPSFYGICTYAAGIAGNLFAFVLFASPIPTFKRIVRNKSTEQFSGLPYVYSLLNCLICMWYGLPFVSYGVILVATVNSIGAVCQLVYVTLFIIYADTTRRLKMSGLLIAVLCVFSLIIYVSLELFDHQSRQTFVGYLSVASLISMFASPLFIINLVIRTRSVEFMPFYLSLATFLMSVSFFAYGLLLHDFFVYVPNGIGTVLGVIQLLLYAYYCRKPSEESRLPLLGSHG; encoded by the exons ATGAGTTCTTCGGGGCCTTCCTTCTACGGCATCTGCACCTATGCGGCTGGAATTGCTG GGAACCTCTTTGCATTTGTGTTGTTTGCCTCACCGAT ACCTACGTTCAAAAGAATTGTCAGAAACAAATCAACAGAGCAATTCTCAGGGTTACCCTATGTGTACTCCCTCTTGAATTGCTTGATCTGCATGTGGTATGGTCTGCCATTCGTGTCCTATGGGGTAATCTTGGTTGCCACAGTCAATTCCATAGGCGCTGTTTGTCAGCTGGTCTATGTGACCCTCTTCATTATATATGCAGATACTACAAGAAGG CTGAAGATGTCTGGATTGCTGATAGCAGTTCTGTGTGTTTTTTCTCTCATCATATATGTCAGCCTTGAGTTGTTCGACCACCAATCACGGCAAACTTTTGTTGGATATCTTAGTGTCGCTTCTCTCATTTCGATGTTTGCATCCCCTTTATTCATTATT AATTTGGTGATACGGACAAGAAGTGTTGAGTTCATGCCTTTCTATCTATCACTGGCAACCTTCTTAATGAGTGTATCATTCTTTGCATATGGGTTGCTGTTGCATGACTTTTTCGTATAT GTTCCAAATGGGATTGGAACAGTCTTGGGAGTCATACAATTGTTGCTATATGCATACTATTGCAGGAAACCAAGTGAAGAATCTAGGCTTCCATTGCTTGGGTCACATGGATGA
- the LOC140858509 gene encoding bidirectional sugar transporter SWEET2a-like isoform X2: MGNLFAFVLFASPIPTFKRIVRNKSTEQFSGLPYVYSLLNCLICMWYGLPFVSYGVILVATVNSIGAVCQLVYVTLFIIYADTTRRLKMSGLLIAVLCVFSLIIYVSLELFDHQSRQTFVGYLSVASLISMFASPLFIINLVIRTRSVEFMPFYLSLATFLMSVSFFAYGLLLHDFFVYVPNGIGTVLGVIQLLLYAYYCRKPSEESRLPLLGSHG; encoded by the exons ATGG GGAACCTCTTTGCATTTGTGTTGTTTGCCTCACCGAT ACCTACGTTCAAAAGAATTGTCAGAAACAAATCAACAGAGCAATTCTCAGGGTTACCCTATGTGTACTCCCTCTTGAATTGCTTGATCTGCATGTGGTATGGTCTGCCATTCGTGTCCTATGGGGTAATCTTGGTTGCCACAGTCAATTCCATAGGCGCTGTTTGTCAGCTGGTCTATGTGACCCTCTTCATTATATATGCAGATACTACAAGAAGG CTGAAGATGTCTGGATTGCTGATAGCAGTTCTGTGTGTTTTTTCTCTCATCATATATGTCAGCCTTGAGTTGTTCGACCACCAATCACGGCAAACTTTTGTTGGATATCTTAGTGTCGCTTCTCTCATTTCGATGTTTGCATCCCCTTTATTCATTATT AATTTGGTGATACGGACAAGAAGTGTTGAGTTCATGCCTTTCTATCTATCACTGGCAACCTTCTTAATGAGTGTATCATTCTTTGCATATGGGTTGCTGTTGCATGACTTTTTCGTATAT GTTCCAAATGGGATTGGAACAGTCTTGGGAGTCATACAATTGTTGCTATATGCATACTATTGCAGGAAACCAAGTGAAGAATCTAGGCTTCCATTGCTTGGGTCACATGGATGA
- the LOC140858509 gene encoding bidirectional sugar transporter SWEET2a-like isoform X3, with amino-acid sequence MSSSGPSFYGICTYAAGIAGNLFAFVLFASPIPTFKRIVRNKSTEQFSGLPYVYSLLNCLICMWYGLPFVSYGVILVATVNSIGAVCQLVYVTLFIIYADTTRRLKMSGLLIAVLCVFSLIIYVSLELFDHQSRQTFVGYLSVASLISMFASPLFIINLVIRTRSVEFMPFYLSLATFLMSVSFFAYGLLLHDFFVYA; translated from the exons ATGAGTTCTTCGGGGCCTTCCTTCTACGGCATCTGCACCTATGCGGCTGGAATTGCTG GGAACCTCTTTGCATTTGTGTTGTTTGCCTCACCGAT ACCTACGTTCAAAAGAATTGTCAGAAACAAATCAACAGAGCAATTCTCAGGGTTACCCTATGTGTACTCCCTCTTGAATTGCTTGATCTGCATGTGGTATGGTCTGCCATTCGTGTCCTATGGGGTAATCTTGGTTGCCACAGTCAATTCCATAGGCGCTGTTTGTCAGCTGGTCTATGTGACCCTCTTCATTATATATGCAGATACTACAAGAAGG CTGAAGATGTCTGGATTGCTGATAGCAGTTCTGTGTGTTTTTTCTCTCATCATATATGTCAGCCTTGAGTTGTTCGACCACCAATCACGGCAAACTTTTGTTGGATATCTTAGTGTCGCTTCTCTCATTTCGATGTTTGCATCCCCTTTATTCATTATT AATTTGGTGATACGGACAAGAAGTGTTGAGTTCATGCCTTTCTATCTATCACTGGCAACCTTCTTAATGAGTGTATCATTCTTTGCATATGGGTTGCTGTTGCATGACTTTTTCGTATAT GCTTAA